The following is a genomic window from Terriglobia bacterium.
TCGCCGCGTCTCGCTTCGGATCGTATTCCATGACCGGGACGTAGCCGGAAGTCGCCTGCGGTTTTCCCGAAGCGGCGGGCTTGCTCTGCCCGATGGCGAGCGTAGACACCAGCATAGTCGCGAACAGTGTCAGTGCGGCAAAACGATATTTCATTGAAGATTTCCTCGAATTGGCGATCATCTTACCTTTTCAGTCTGGAATTATCAGGTAACGAAAGTACCCGGTCACGAAGAAAATATGAGATGCCCCCACGCGGTAGCCGCCAACCCAGCGGTGAATTTAGAATAGCCACACACCAATGCTCAGGAACTTGTTCCGGTTCGCGATCAGCTTCGCTGTTGTCGCATCATTTGTCATACCCGTCCTCGCCCAAAATCGGCAGGCAACAGTAGCTCATTCCGTGGTGGACAAGCTCCTGGCAGCACCCGAACATCAGGACATTCCATGGAAGGTCAACTTCTTCCCGCCGCGCCTGATGTATCAGCAGATGTACCTGGTGCAGATCCGCGCCCGCGTAGATCTGAACGCAATGAAGAAGATCGATGTCGTGCGGGCGCTTCACTTCGTCGCAAGAGCACAGGGAGAGGACGGGAAGTGGCTGCAAGGCGGCGAGTACAAGGATTATCCGGTACCTGCCAACCTCGGAAGTGAGACTGAGATCGAGTACGCCGTCGCAGTTTACTTTCGGCCGGGCAACTACACTTTGACCCTTGCCGTGTTCGACGCCGACAGCGAGAAGAGCAGCATCGCACGGGAGATGATTCGGATTCCAAAACTGAACGACGATCCGATTCCTGAACTCAATCAGTACTTGCCGGCGGCGGAATTCGCAAAGGGCTTCCCCGACAGGGAAGTCGGGAATGATCGCGCGGATGATGGTGAATTGTTTCCGGTCATGCTGGAAGGCAAGCCTGTGCCGGTCGCCAATACTCGCCCGGTATTGGTGGACATCGTACTCAATATTACTAAGAGGCCGAAGCCGCAGATACCCCAGTACCTTGATCGGTACGGACGTCCAGTTCGGGAGTGGCACAGGCCCACTGTGCCGTCCATCCCCTCATATGACATGGAGGTTGGAAGAGTACTACAAACAGGCAATCTCCTGGCCCGGCTGGGGTTAGAGTCGGGATGTGTGAGGGTGAGCGCTGTCGACGCTCTGCGGATGAAAACGATGATCGACCGCGCAGATGAGAAGACACTTGACTGGGTAAGATTCGAGAAGCAGATCAAATCATTCGACCAGGACACGGTAGACGTCGGCGTTTTGACAAACAAGAAAGGCCCCGCGCAGTTCATGCGTCGATACCTCGACCAGCTGAGTTCGGACTCCGGTGCTTGCGGCGCCAGTGCGACACATTACATCGTCATTGTGACGCATGAGGTCGCATTTCCTGCGAAGGATCAGAAATTGCCAGCGGTTGATCGTGAGCGTGCGCGCTTTTATTACCTGTACAGCCAGCTCGGAAGCATGGGCGACGATTTGGCCGATCTCCTGAAGCCGGTTAAACCCGAACGGCTGTCCTTCAACACGCCACGCGACCTGCGCAAAGCCTTCGCAAAGATTTTGTTTGATCTGAAGTCCGGGAAATAGAGGGACTCCCTAACCAGCCGAGCGGAATGCTGCGGCCTGTCTTTCTTGTGGCGCGGCACCTTGCCAGAAAGCAGGGAAGAATATCGAGAAGGTTGTGCCGCGACGTTGTGTCCGCGTGGAACTGTGCATCTGCAAACGTCCGCCGTGCTTCGTCACGAGCCCCCGCGTAACCCACAACCCCAGCCCCGTGCCCTTTTGCCCCTTGGTGGTGAAGAAGGGTTGGAAGAGGCGCTTGCGATCTGTCCGCGAGATGCCAATACCGTTATCAGCGACCGTAACGCGGAAACCGGCTTCGCCGGTCGACCACTCTCGTCCGCGACGCACACGGATTGCAATCGTGCCGCCGCGAGGCACGGCATCAATGGCATTCGCCAACAGGTTGGTGACGATCTGCTTGAATTCGCCAGGATGCACGACGTATTCCGAATCCAGCCGCGAAGAAAACGCGACGAGGACCTTCTTGGTATCGATCTTCGGCTGGAACATGCGAATGACCTGGCGAGCGAGATCCGCCGGTTGTACCGGCACGGGTGAAGAGGGTTCGCGATAAAACGCCAGTGTCTGCCTGGTGATGTGAGTCACCCGCAACAATTCCTCTTCCGCCAATTTCAGGAACTCTCGCGAATTGTTGTTCAGGCTATCGTCGTTACCGAGCAGAAAGAGGATGTTCATCACAGCTTCGAGCGGGTTGTTGACCTCATGTGCGAGGGTGGCGGCGAGGCGTCCGGTGACAGCAAGCTTTTCCGCTTCGAGCAGGCGATCCTCGGTGAGCAGGCGTTCGCGTTCCAACCGACGAATTTCACGCGCGCTGCGCACAACAGTAGAAGTCAGTATCAGGAGGCCGGCGACAACTACGAGCGAAGTACCGAACGGATAGCTAATCCAGTGGTTGCGCTCATATCCAACGGCGATGTAGCCGAGCAGCGGGAGCGTCATGTAAGTGATGAACAGCACCCGGCGGGAGAGCACGCCTGCGGCATCGCTGCGCAACACCATCCCCATCCAGCCGTCAGGTGCCATTGCCATCAGCATGCCTGTACCCAGAACAACAAGGGCGAGGGCGATGGGGAACGACATGTAGCCGGGGATCTTAAGGTAGTAAAAGAAGCGGACACCGTAAGCATGGCCAACAATCGCGAGGATCGAGAACACGATCGCCATGCCGGTCAAATTTTGCGCGAGTTCTTTACGCACTCCGGCATAGCCGACCAGGAGCGCGCCACTAAGAAGAGCCAAGGTGATCGCAGTGTTGGGCGCGAACTGTCCGGGCGTGGTTGGAAGGTTCCAGTCGCTCAGACGATGATGGAAAAATATCTGCGCTATACCGGTATTGACGTTACGAATCTGCTCGTAAAGTACGACTCCACAAAGCCCGGCAACAACAGTGATCAGAGGAATGGCGGTCGCCCGTGCCCACAAGTGCTCACGCCAGCGATAAAGGACGACTGCAGTGGAAAGAAGAAGGATACAAAGTGCCGTGTTTGGTTCGAAGAAGCCACCCAGCGGTTCGCGAAGAACGCGCAGACGGAACTGCCATCCAACCAGTGCAATGATGGAGATGAGAGACGCGGCACCCGCGGCGATCGGTGGAAAGACCACCGGCATTCGGGAGAGAACAGTGCGACGTGGTGGAACCAGGTGCACGGCCACTAAGCAAGCCTCGTCCGGGTCAGGGGTGCCGGAATGAAATCGGTTCCGACAGAATAGCCGGGTCGGCAGTGGGAATCAACCATTGTGGGACAAAAGATTCGTACAACTAAGCGTATTGTCCTAACCGACACAAATTGGCATTACGACCGTGCAGAATTTTCATTCCGCCGCACAATGTTCTTTACAGATTCCTGCAGAAACGTCAGAAAGTCCGACTGGTCCAACTGGCTCGGCAATAATCCGATGGAGCAACTGGTTGACACGATCGACCTCCGCGAGAAACGAGTCGTGCCCGTGATCCGATTCGATCTCGTAGTAATGGCAATCGGCCGAGTGTGACCGCAGGTCCGAGGCGAGGCGACGAACATCGTCAGCGGGGAACAGCCAGTCGGACGAGATTCCGATGAGACTGGTTTTTGCGCGAATGCGTTCATACACGTCCGAGCCATTTCGTGCCGGGTCCCACAGATCCATCATCCGAGTAATCGTGATATAGGTCTGCGGGTCGAACCTTCGGGCGAAGATTTCGCCCTGGTATTCAAGATAACCACCGATGTCGAATCGTCCTTCTTTCGAATTCCAGGGAGCTTCTCCGGTGCGATTTGGTTTCCGACCGTGCCGCTCATCGAACAGCGGCGCGGACTTATAGCTGCACATTGCAATGCCGCGAGCGATTTGCAGTCCCTGCTCAGGATCAGCGAGAATAGCCCGCCGCTGCAGATGGTTCAGCGCAAGCCCCATGCTGGAGAGTGGCGAAGCACCGATTGCAATGCAGCGCTCCACCTGGTCGGGAAAACGGATCGCCCATTCGAGCGCCTGCATTCCGCCAATTGACGCGCCGAGAACGGAATAAAGTCGCGTGATGCCGAGGCCTCGGAGCGCGCGCTCCTGTGCCCGCACCACGTCACCAACCGTGACCAGGGGAAAGCTTTCGCCATAAGGCTGTCCGGTTGCGGGATCGACGCTGGACGGTCCCGTTGAGCCGTAGCGCGAGCCGAGAATGTTGGTGCACACAGCGCAAAAGCGCCCGTCGGCAAAAATTCCTCCGGGGGCAAAAAGTTCGGGCCACCACTCGTGCGCTTCGGCCGAACCGGACAGTGCGTGACAAAGCAGAACGACGTTGTCCCCAGCCTCGTTCGGTTCGCCATACATCGCGAACCGAATTCGCACCGGGCTCAGCGAGCCCCCGGCTTCCAACAGAAATGGTTCGTCCTCGGCGAACGTAAAGGTTCCCTGCTTCAGATGAAGGTTCCTGCTCGCCATGGTTACCGCACTCCTGCCAGCTCTGGCGTTGGCTTCGGAACGACCGCTTCGAGCGCCTGCCCGAGATCGTCCAGGATGTCGTTGATGTCCTCGATACCGACCGAGAGCCGGACCAGTTCCGGAGTGACGCCAGTGTCGCGCTGCTCGCTCTCGCTCAACTGCTGGTGCGTGGTTGAGGCGGGGTGGATGACGAGCGACTTGGCGTCGCCGATGTTCGCTAGCAGGCTGAACAATTCGAGTGAGTCGATGAACTTCTTGCCGGACTCATACCCGCCCTTGATGCCGAACGTGACCAGCGACCCTGCGCCATTTGGAAGATATTTCTTCGCGAGCGAGTGATACTTGCTCGAGGGCAAGCCGGGATAGTTCACCCACTCAACGCCGGGATGGCCTTCCAGGTATTTCGCGACCGCCAGCGCGTTGTCCGAATGACGCTGCATGCGAAGGTGAAGCGTCTCGGCACCTTGGAGCAACAGGAAAGCATTGAAGGGCGAGAGTGCCGCGCCGGTATCGCGCAGACCCTGCACCCGCGCACGAATGATGAACGCGAGATTACCGAACGCCGAGGTATACGAAACTCCGTGGTACGACGGGTCGGGATCGACGAAAGACTTCTTGAAGCGCGGCGACGCGGCCCAATCGAACTTTCCAGCATCCACGATGATGCCGCCGATAGCCGTGCCGTGTCCGCCGATAAACTTCGTTGCCGAGTTGATGACGATATCGGCGCCATGCTCGATTGGCCGTAACAAAGCCGGCGAGGCACACGTGTTGTCGATAATCAATGGAATACCGTTCTCATGGGCAATGCGTGCCAGTTCGGCGATATCCGTGACGTCGAGTTTGGGATTCCCGAAGCTCTCGGCATAAAGCGCCCGTGTGCGCTCATTGATCAGCTTGCGAAGGCCACCGAAATCCGAGGCGTCGGCGAACTTCACATTAATCCCGAGCTTCGGCAGCGTGTAATGAAAGAGGTTGTAAGTGCCGCCGTAAAGGGAAGTCGCCGAGACGATTTCGTCCCCGGCTTCCGCCAGCGTCGTGATCGCCAACGTTTCGGCGGCCTGTCCGCTCGCTGTTGCCAACCCAGCGACACCGCCCTCCAGCGCCGCAATCCGTTTTTCGAAGACGTCCGTCGTCGGGTTCATGATGCGCGTGTAGATGTTGCCGAACTCCTGCAGCGCGAAGAGACGCGCGGCATGATCGGCATCATTGAAAACGTAAGACGTCGTCTGGTAAATCGGAACGGCGCGGGAATTGGTCGTGGGGTCCGGGGTCTGCCCACCGTGAATGGCGAGGGTTGCAAGTCGTTGCTTCTTCTGGTCGGACATTAGCGTCTCCTTCTCCGTCATAGCGCCGGGGGTCGCCCGGCCTGCTGCTGTATGTGGAAACCACCCCAAAAACAAAACGGCCCGAGCAATTTGCCCGGGCCGTTTGAACTTGCTGTCGATGTCTACTTCAAGACGCGATCAGCGCAAACGCCCGCGGCGGTGCATACACATGCACATGGCCATGGGCGCGAAAGTGATCGCAATCAACATATTGGTTAACAACCATACAGGAAATCCTGAGCGCTGTCTATAGGTCTGCGGTCGGCTCTGAACTGTGCATCTAAGCGCACATGGCCCGTATCCCTTCATCGCGCGTTCAGAAGAATCGTCATGAGACACGCCAAGGTCGCGTCACCGAAGCCGCTGTTGCCGCCGAATCGCTTCTCGGTGCCTACCCGGAACTGAGTTTGCCGATCCAACCCCCATACCCACCCATGGAAGCAAAGCTTGTGGAGGAAATCCCCCGCGGTGCGGGCTGGCAGTATGAGCCGAAGTGGGATGGCTTCCGGTGCCTTGGGTTTCGCGACGGCAAAGAAGTCGCGCTGCAATCGAAGGCCGGTCAGCCGTTGGGCCGATACTTCCCCGAGGTGGTGCGGGCGGTTGCGTCGCTGCCGCAGAAACAATTTGTCCTCGATGGCGAGATCGTGATTCTGCGCAAAGGCCACATCGAATTCGACGAACTGCTCATGCGCATCCATCCGGCGGCGAGCCGGATCAAAAAGCTCTCGGAAGAAACTCCCGCCACATTATTTGTTTTCGACCTCCTGGTGGATGACAAAGGGAGGGACCTGACGTCGATGCCGCTCGATGTTCGTCGTCCGCGACTTGAAGACTTTTTCGAAAAAGTACCCGAGGATTCGCTCATACGACTTTCGCCGAAGGCAGAGGACGTTCGAGCCGCCGAGCGCTGGATGCAGCGATTGGGTTCGATTGGCCTCGACGGCGTCATCGCCAAGCGCCTCGACGTTTCCTATGCCAGCGGCGAACGTTCTGCTATGCAGAAGATCAAGCTCATTCGCACCGCCGATTGCGTGGTCGGCGGCTTTCGGTGGGCGAGCAAGGGTGGGAAGGTCGGATCACTACTGCTAGGACTCTATGACGATAATGGCCTGCTAAATCACATCGGCTTCAGTTCGAGCTTTTCGGCGGAAGAGCGCAACGAACTCAGGGGCATCCTGAAGCCTTACATGCACGGCGCAGGCTTCAGTGGCGCCGCACCAGGTGGTCCAAGCCGATGGTCAACCGAGCGTACCGGCGAATGGGAGCCGCTGGATCCGAAGCTCGTGTGCGAGGTGCGTTACGATCACTTTTCCGGCGGCCGATTCCGTCACGGAACGAAGTTCCTGCGTTGGCGTCCGGAGAAGCGCCCACAAGACTGCACGTACGAACAGGTAACACGCCAGAAAAAGGGAAAGGGATTAGAGGGTTTGTTGGCAGCGTGAACTGGCCCGCCCATCGTGGAGAAGCGGCAGGAGGCAAAGTCTCAGGCCGCTGCCGGCATGGCTCTTTTGGCAGCGCGTGTGGCGCGCACGATCTCATGCACGTCGTCGCTCGCGCAACAATCGACGGCTCCGGCCTGCAGCGTGTCGCGCCACATTTCCTCGTTTGGGACGCGATGCGTACAGATGAAGCCAATGCCGTGGAACTCGCGCGTGAGTTGCCGAACATGATGCATGTCCGCAAGATCGAGGTCGAGCACTACGACCTCGGCACCCTTCCGCCGGATAAGGTGCTTGATCTCGTCGAGGTCTCGCGCGACGCTGACGTTCTGGAAATAGGTGTGGAGCTTTGCTGCGAGGTGTTCGGCCACCACGCAATCCGATTGCGCCACGATCACATCATGTGGGTTCATACCTAACCTCTTGTTCACGGCGCCCAAAAGGGGCGGCTAACGGTGCATTTCGTTGACGAGGTGCGCACGTCTCGAATCGTTAGCGGAGGGTCGTCCGGTGACAGAACCATCGGCTCGCAATACTTAGCGTTTTGCAGAATCGGCGGCTGTCTCGAATGGCTCAGCCTGCAGTTTTCCGTTCTGCTTCAGGAGGATTTCCACCTTGCCCTCAGCATCCTCCAACTCCTTGCGGCAGTTATTGGATAATGCGATGCCTTCTTCAAAGAGTTTGAGCGCCTGCTCGAGAGGGATCTCTCCCTTCTCCAGTTGATCGACAATCTTTTCGAGGCGTTGAAGGCATTCTTCGAACTTCGGCAAAGTACCCCTCCGCATTGATGAAATTCTACTGCAAGTCCAGAGTCATAGGGCGGCTTTTGAGTGTTGAGAATACGATATGAAACGTCAACAACTTGGGAGAGTTACTGCGCTGTTTTGCACAGCCTTAAAGAACCCAACTATTGCGTGTAACTCGCGAAGCAAAGCTACGCTTCTGCGCCGCGCTTGTTCAACACTTCGAGCACATCCATCGCAGCAGCGTACTTTCCAAACGGTGCGCTGAGTTGGACACCTTGCACAAGATCGCGAACCCGCGACAGCATCTCGCGAGCAATAGCGACACCCTCGGCACGTGACGCCTCGGCGCCACTTGCTCCGGCCATGCGCGCCAGGACGGAATCGGGGATTGAGATTCGTAACTCGTTCTTCATGAACTCGGCATTGCGTAAACTGGTGAGTGGCCAGATGCCAGCGAGAACGGGAATGCGGCAATGTTCAATTCGGCGAAGGAAATTTTCAAGCAACGATACGTCAAATACCGGCTGCGTAACCGCGAACTCCGCGCCAGCTTCCACTTTGTACTCAAAGCGGCGAATTTCCTCCTCGAGATTGACGGTCCCGGGATTGGCTCCGACACCAATGACGAATGAGGTCGAGCTGCCGATATTGTTGCCGCCAAGATCGAGTCCACGGTTCAAGTTGTGCACGATGTTGACGAGACCGATCGCATCGACGTCGAAAACAGCGGTAGCGTCCGGATAGTTACCGAGCTTGGGCGGATCGCCGGTGATGCAGATGAGGTTTCGGATGCCAATGGCACTGGCGCCGAGAAGATCGCTCTGGATGCTCAGGACATTGCGGTCCCGACAGGTGTAATGAAGGACCGTCTCGATGCCGATCTGCTGGTGAACCAGTGTGCAGAGCGCCTGGTTGCTCATGCGTGCCGAAGCCCGCGGCGAGTCGGGAATATTGACACCATCGACGCCCACGGCTTTCAGGTAACGTGCGCCTTCCACCTCCTTCGCGGGATCGCTGCCTTTTGGAGGCACGATCTCCACCATGGTGACAAATTCGCCGTTCTTGATCTTGCGACCGATCTTCGACCGCTCTTCCAGCGGCTTCATCTCGGCGGCCTGCGAGCGCTGTTCGGTTACGACACGAAAGGAAGAGGTACGCGCCTCGCCGGCGCGCAACGCGGAACGCATCGCCTTAATGTGGTCAGGTGTGGTACCACAACAACCACCTACCAGGGTCACTCCGGCGGCGAGGAACTTCTTCGTGTAGCTTGCCATGTACTCCGGCGAGCATAAATAAATGTTGCGCCCTTCGACGCTTCGGGGAATGCCCGCGTTCGGCATGGCACAGAGCGGCTTGTCGGTAACGGCGCGAACACGCTCCAGTGCATCAAGCATGGTCACCGGTCCGACGGAACAGTTACAACCGATTACGTCGGCGCCCCACTCCTGCAAGTGCTTTCCGAACGTCTCCGGGCTGGAGCCGTCGAGGCTCGTGCCTTCGTCGTCGATGGTGACCAGCGCAACGACCGGCATTGCACGATCGACTTCGCGCGCAGCGAGGATCGCCTGGCGAAGCTCTTCCAGGAACCCGAAGGTTTCGAGAATGACGAGATCGACGCCACCTTCGCGCAGAGCGGCAATCTGTTCGATAAAAGCCGTCCGCGCCTCTTCACGCGCGGTTCTTCCCAGCGGTTCAATCCGTATCCCGAGCGGGCCCACGGATCCGGCCACGATCGCGTCGTGCTCGTCGGCCTCGGCGCGGGCGAGCTTGGCCCCTGCCAGGTTGATTTCCTTCACCTTGTCGCCCAG
Proteins encoded in this region:
- a CDS encoding exodeoxyribonuclease VII small subunit; the protein is MRRGTLPKFEECLQRLEKIVDQLEKGEIPLEQALKLFEEGIALSNNCRKELEDAEGKVEILLKQNGKLQAEPFETAADSAKR
- the metX gene encoding homoserine O-acetyltransferase — its product is MASRNLHLKQGTFTFAEDEPFLLEAGGSLSPVRIRFAMYGEPNEAGDNVVLLCHALSGSAEAHEWWPELFAPGGIFADGRFCAVCTNILGSRYGSTGPSSVDPATGQPYGESFPLVTVGDVVRAQERALRGLGITRLYSVLGASIGGMQALEWAIRFPDQVERCIAIGASPLSSMGLALNHLQRRAILADPEQGLQIARGIAMCSYKSAPLFDERHGRKPNRTGEAPWNSKEGRFDIGGYLEYQGEIFARRFDPQTYITITRMMDLWDPARNGSDVYERIRAKTSLIGISSDWLFPADDVRRLASDLRSHSADCHYYEIESDHGHDSFLAEVDRVNQLLHRIIAEPVGPVGLSDVSAGICKEHCAAE
- a CDS encoding homocysteine synthase, producing MSDQKKQRLATLAIHGGQTPDPTTNSRAVPIYQTTSYVFNDADHAARLFALQEFGNIYTRIMNPTTDVFEKRIAALEGGVAGLATASGQAAETLAITTLAEAGDEIVSATSLYGGTYNLFHYTLPKLGINVKFADASDFGGLRKLINERTRALYAESFGNPKLDVTDIAELARIAHENGIPLIIDNTCASPALLRPIEHGADIVINSATKFIGGHGTAIGGIIVDAGKFDWAASPRFKKSFVDPDPSYHGVSYTSAFGNLAFIIRARVQGLRDTGAALSPFNAFLLLQGAETLHLRMQRHSDNALAVAKYLEGHPGVEWVNYPGLPSSKYHSLAKKYLPNGAGSLVTFGIKGGYESGKKFIDSLELFSLLANIGDAKSLVIHPASTTHQQLSESEQRDTGVTPELVRLSVGIEDINDILDDLGQALEAVVPKPTPELAGVR
- a CDS encoding HAMP domain-containing sensor histidine kinase; this translates as MAVHLVPPRRTVLSRMPVVFPPIAAGAASLISIIALVGWQFRLRVLREPLGGFFEPNTALCILLLSTAVVLYRWREHLWARATAIPLITVVAGLCGVVLYEQIRNVNTGIAQIFFHHRLSDWNLPTTPGQFAPNTAITLALLSGALLVGYAGVRKELAQNLTGMAIVFSILAIVGHAYGVRFFYYLKIPGYMSFPIALALVVLGTGMLMAMAPDGWMGMVLRSDAAGVLSRRVLFITYMTLPLLGYIAVGYERNHWISYPFGTSLVVVAGLLILTSTVVRSAREIRRLERERLLTEDRLLEAEKLAVTGRLAATLAHEVNNPLEAVMNILFLLGNDDSLNNNSREFLKLAEEELLRVTHITRQTLAFYREPSSPVPVQPADLARQVIRMFQPKIDTKKVLVAFSSRLDSEYVVHPGEFKQIVTNLLANAIDAVPRGGTIAIRVRRGREWSTGEAGFRVTVADNGIGISRTDRKRLFQPFFTTKGQKGTGLGLWVTRGLVTKHGGRLQMHSSTRTQRRGTTFSIFFPAFWQGAAPQERQAAAFRSAG
- a CDS encoding ATP-dependent DNA ligase, which translates into the protein MARIPSSRVQKNRHETRQGRVTEAAVAAESLLGAYPELSLPIQPPYPPMEAKLVEEIPRGAGWQYEPKWDGFRCLGFRDGKEVALQSKAGQPLGRYFPEVVRAVASLPQKQFVLDGEIVILRKGHIEFDELLMRIHPAASRIKKLSEETPATLFVFDLLVDDKGRDLTSMPLDVRRPRLEDFFEKVPEDSLIRLSPKAEDVRAAERWMQRLGSIGLDGVIAKRLDVSYASGERSAMQKIKLIRTADCVVGGFRWASKGGKVGSLLLGLYDDNGLLNHIGFSSSFSAEERNELRGILKPYMHGAGFSGAAPGGPSRWSTERTGEWEPLDPKLVCEVRYDHFSGGRFRHGTKFLRWRPEKRPQDCTYEQVTRQKKGKGLEGLLAA
- a CDS encoding bifunctional homocysteine S-methyltransferase/methylenetetrahydrofolate reductase gives rise to the protein MPVDFLSRLKSGPVLCDGAMGTLLYAKGVFINRCYDELNLSNPELVRGIHHDYIRAGAEVIETNTFGANSFRLGRHTLGDKVKEINLAGAKLARAEADEHDAIVAGSVGPLGIRIEPLGRTAREEARTAFIEQIAALREGGVDLVILETFGFLEELRQAILAAREVDRAMPVVALVTIDDEGTSLDGSSPETFGKHLQEWGADVIGCNCSVGPVTMLDALERVRAVTDKPLCAMPNAGIPRSVEGRNIYLCSPEYMASYTKKFLAAGVTLVGGCCGTTPDHIKAMRSALRAGEARTSSFRVVTEQRSQAAEMKPLEERSKIGRKIKNGEFVTMVEIVPPKGSDPAKEVEGARYLKAVGVDGVNIPDSPRASARMSNQALCTLVHQQIGIETVLHYTCRDRNVLSIQSDLLGASAIGIRNLICITGDPPKLGNYPDATAVFDVDAIGLVNIVHNLNRGLDLGGNNIGSSTSFVIGVGANPGTVNLEEEIRRFEYKVEAGAEFAVTQPVFDVSLLENFLRRIEHCRIPVLAGIWPLTSLRNAEFMKNELRISIPDSVLARMAGASGAEASRAEGVAIAREMLSRVRDLVQGVQLSAPFGKYAAAMDVLEVLNKRGAEA